One genomic segment of Bacteroides caccae includes these proteins:
- a CDS encoding glycoside hydrolase family 30 protein, whose translation MKLYYILAFGTLLCSQLCSSASAAMASEEPYNSGIVIRWKDCKQRIDGFGIAQAGWAKELFAFKNREQVMDKMFGKDGLRLNILRGEIFPHYWENETDKDFNLNDDIHIELSDSDFINKSDDLLRRGQLWLTLKAKNKYHISKLVFSTWSAPAWMKSNGKVSNGRLKTECYTDFANYLAAFYNAYKSKGIAPYAISPSNEPGYAAPWNSSLWTADEMGKFITSYLGPTFRKENIPAKIIFGENPLWAVYMPQLKMVSSKDFTDTILQNYPEAKDFNLIAAGHGYSLSPDIMPIKVDKEYLKTAILPFEMAEKADIPVWITEISDVNPLDISIHDGLKWAVTFHNYLTKANVNAIIWWGGAMPTSNNESLIILDKNRKDFLLSKRYDIFGNFSRYIPEESTRIQVTQSSGIPLLISAYKKDDEYTLVTINSSKQTIQTSLRLDGANINGLLKQYITNEDNSWTEMAIVQENKEYYNLTIPPYSVVTFVGKVRL comes from the coding sequence ATGAAATTATATTATATCCTCGCCTTCGGTACACTATTATGTAGTCAGCTTTGCTCAAGTGCCTCTGCTGCTATGGCCTCAGAAGAGCCGTACAATTCCGGTATCGTCATCAGATGGAAGGATTGCAAACAAAGAATAGACGGATTCGGAATAGCCCAGGCTGGCTGGGCAAAAGAATTGTTCGCCTTCAAAAATAGAGAGCAAGTCATGGACAAAATGTTCGGTAAAGATGGATTGCGCTTGAATATTCTAAGAGGAGAGATATTCCCGCATTATTGGGAGAATGAAACAGACAAGGATTTTAACCTTAACGACGACATCCATATCGAATTGAGCGATTCTGATTTCATCAACAAATCCGATGATTTATTAAGACGAGGACAGTTATGGCTTACGTTAAAAGCTAAAAATAAATACCACATCAGCAAATTAGTATTCTCCACATGGAGTGCTCCTGCTTGGATGAAAAGTAATGGCAAGGTTTCAAATGGTCGGCTCAAAACAGAATGTTATACAGATTTTGCTAATTATCTTGCCGCTTTCTACAACGCTTACAAATCTAAAGGCATTGCACCTTATGCTATATCACCATCCAACGAGCCCGGTTATGCAGCCCCTTGGAACTCTTCCTTATGGACAGCAGACGAAATGGGAAAATTCATCACCTCATATCTCGGTCCAACCTTTCGAAAAGAGAATATTCCTGCCAAAATCATATTTGGAGAAAATCCTTTATGGGCTGTTTATATGCCTCAATTAAAAATGGTTTCATCCAAAGACTTCACTGATACAATTCTTCAGAACTATCCCGAAGCCAAAGATTTCAATCTCATTGCTGCCGGGCATGGCTATAGCTTATCACCCGATATAATGCCAATAAAAGTAGATAAAGAATATCTTAAAACAGCTATTCTACCATTTGAAATGGCAGAAAAAGCCGATATACCGGTATGGATAACAGAAATAAGCGATGTAAATCCACTCGACATCTCCATACATGACGGACTGAAGTGGGCTGTTACTTTTCACAATTATCTTACAAAAGCAAATGTAAACGCAATTATATGGTGGGGAGGAGCCATGCCAACATCCAATAATGAAAGTCTCATTATTTTAGATAAAAACAGAAAAGATTTTCTATTATCTAAAAGATATGATATTTTTGGAAACTTTTCTCGCTACATCCCTGAAGAGAGTACACGGATACAAGTAACCCAGTCTAGCGGCATTCCTCTTTTAATATCTGCATATAAAAAAGACGATGAGTATACTCTTGTAACAATCAATTCATCTAAACAGACAATTCAGACCAGCCTTCGTTTGGATGGAGCAAATATAAATGGCCTATTAAAACAATATATAACCAATGAAGATAACAGTTGGACAGAAATGGCAATTGTACAGGAGAACAAAGAATATTATAACCTTACAATACCGCCATATAGTGTTGTCACATTTGTTGGAAAGGTCCGTTTATAA
- a CDS encoding glycoside hydrolase family 130 protein produces MPTYTEQKFRKFKESYFRLLTRKNLEDKSHYNGIFQRYLYPVITAEHIPLEWRYDLNPQTNPWLMERIGVNATMNSGAIKWKGKYLMVVRVEGNDRKSFFAIAESPNGIDNFRFWEYPIRLPDTDPTETNVYDMRLTAHEDGWIYGIFCSESLDPDAAPGDLSSAIAKAGIVRTKDLKNWERLPNLISKSQQRNVVLHPEFVNGKYALYTRPQDSFIDAGNGGGIGWALIDDMTHAEVKEETIINHRHYHTIKEVKNGEGPHPVKTTKGWLHLAHGVRACAAGLRYVLYLYMTSLEDPTRIIAEPGGYLLAPIDGERIGDVSNVLFSNGWIADEDGTVYIYYASSDTRMHVATSTIDRLTDYCLHTPVDGLRSAASVENICKLIESNKIVTGETKQIYL; encoded by the coding sequence ATGCCTACTTATACCGAACAAAAATTTAGAAAATTCAAAGAATCATATTTTCGACTTCTAACTCGTAAAAATCTGGAAGATAAAAGTCATTACAACGGAATATTTCAACGTTACTTATATCCTGTTATCACAGCAGAACATATCCCTTTAGAATGGCGTTATGACTTAAATCCCCAAACAAATCCATGGTTAATGGAAAGGATTGGTGTTAATGCCACTATGAATTCGGGAGCCATCAAGTGGAAAGGAAAATATCTTATGGTGGTCCGCGTAGAAGGAAACGACCGTAAGTCATTCTTTGCCATTGCTGAAAGCCCTAATGGAATCGATAATTTTCGTTTCTGGGAATATCCGATACGACTACCGGATACTGATCCGACAGAGACAAATGTCTACGATATGCGCCTGACAGCACACGAAGACGGTTGGATTTATGGTATTTTCTGTAGCGAAAGCCTTGACCCGGACGCAGCTCCGGGCGATTTGTCGTCTGCCATTGCAAAAGCAGGTATCGTCCGCACCAAAGACCTGAAGAATTGGGAACGTTTGCCGAATCTGATTTCCAAAAGCCAGCAACGCAATGTCGTTCTGCATCCAGAATTTGTTAACGGAAAATACGCATTGTACACTCGTCCACAAGATAGTTTTATTGACGCCGGAAACGGCGGAGGTATCGGCTGGGCACTCATTGATGATATGACTCATGCAGAAGTGAAAGAAGAGACTATCATCAACCACCGCCACTACCACACTATAAAAGAGGTGAAAAACGGCGAAGGACCTCATCCTGTCAAAACCACAAAAGGATGGCTACATCTCGCCCACGGGGTTCGTGCCTGTGCTGCTGGTCTACGTTATGTACTTTATCTGTATATGACCTCTTTGGAAGACCCGACAAGAATCATCGCTGAACCAGGAGGATATTTGCTGGCTCCGATAGACGGAGAAAGAATAGGTGATGTATCCAATGTGCTCTTCTCCAATGGCTGGATTGCGGACGAGGACGGGACAGTATATATCTATTACGCTTCTTCCGACACCCGTATGCACGTGGCAACTTCGACTATTGACAGACTAACGGATTATTGCCTCCACACACCTGTTGACGGTTTACGTTCAGCTGCTTCCGTGGAAAACATTTGTAAGCTCATAGAGTCAAACAAAATCGTCACAGGAGAAACGAAACAAATTTATCTTTAA